One window of the Wolbachia endosymbiont of Ctenocephalides felis wCfeJ genome contains the following:
- the trmD gene encoding tRNA (guanosine(37)-N1)-methyltransferase TrmD: MFNVTILTIFPEMFPGFLSYSLAGKALEKKIWDLDVINIRFFAKDKHSTVDDAPYGGGAGMIMRPDVIGDAVDSVLSAHRDTKFIYMTPSGTRFNQSVAKELIEFPHITILCGRFEGIDQRVIDEYTPYELSIGDYILSGGEPAAMVVLDACVRLLPGVVSNSDSIAEESFSYGGGMLEYPQYTKPKQWREHKVPEILLSGNHKKISDWRRKQSQALTKRRRPELLDGDINDKFT, encoded by the coding sequence ATGTTCAATGTTACAATATTAACTATATTTCCAGAGATGTTTCCTGGATTTTTAAGCTATTCCCTTGCTGGAAAAGCGTTAGAAAAGAAAATATGGGACCTTGATGTAATAAATATACGTTTTTTTGCTAAAGATAAACATTCAACAGTAGATGATGCTCCATATGGAGGTGGAGCAGGAATGATTATGCGCCCTGATGTGATTGGTGATGCAGTTGATAGTGTACTTTCTGCTCATAGGGATACTAAATTTATTTATATGACTCCATCTGGCACGAGATTTAATCAAAGCGTTGCAAAAGAATTGATAGAATTTCCTCATATCACAATATTATGCGGTCGATTTGAGGGTATTGACCAAAGAGTGATTGATGAGTATACTCCTTATGAGTTAAGTATTGGAGATTATATACTTTCAGGAGGCGAGCCGGCTGCAATGGTAGTTCTCGATGCATGTGTTAGGCTTCTTCCTGGTGTAGTAAGTAATTCTGATAGTATTGCTGAAGAAAGTTTTAGTTATGGTGGTGGTATGCTTGAGTACCCTCAATATACTAAACCTAAGCAGTGGAGAGAACATAAAGTGCCTGAGATTCTGTTGTCTGGTAATCACAAAAAAATAAGTGATTGGAGGCGGAAACAGTCTCAAGCTTTAACAAAAAGGCGTAGGCCTGAATTATTAGATGGAGATATAAATGACAAGTTTACTTGA
- the purC gene encoding phosphoribosylaminoimidazolesuccinocarboxamide synthase, with translation MLPGKIIYEGKAKSIIEAKDSLTVIQHFKDDVTAFNKEKYEVIEGKGIINNFISAFIMEKLEKAGIGTHFIKTLNEREQLVKKLKIIPLEIVVRNIAAGSFCKRFNVKEGEKLISPIIEFFYKDDNLADPMVNENHVLYFGWLSREEMEEVKTTTLKINKVLVDLFSNAGIDLVDLKLEFGRLMSDKAKIILADEISPDNCRLWDNSTHKKLDKDVFRLSLGNLKEAYLEVAERLSVKLV, from the coding sequence ATGCTGCCAGGCAAAATAATATATGAAGGTAAAGCGAAATCTATTATTGAAGCTAAAGATTCGTTAACTGTCATACAGCACTTTAAAGATGACGTAACAGCCTTTAATAAAGAAAAATATGAGGTTATTGAGGGTAAGGGAATAATCAACAACTTCATTAGCGCTTTTATCATGGAAAAGCTTGAAAAAGCAGGAATTGGCACACACTTTATAAAAACTCTGAATGAAAGAGAGCAGCTAGTTAAAAAACTAAAGATTATACCTCTTGAAATAGTAGTGAGAAATATTGCAGCCGGTAGTTTTTGCAAACGTTTTAATGTAAAAGAAGGCGAGAAGCTTATATCTCCTATAATCGAATTTTTCTATAAAGATGACAATCTGGCTGATCCAATGGTAAATGAAAACCACGTGCTATATTTTGGCTGGCTATCTCGTGAAGAAATGGAAGAGGTTAAAACTACAACCTTAAAAATCAACAAAGTTCTAGTTGACTTATTTTCAAATGCAGGTATAGATTTAGTCGACCTCAAATTAGAATTTGGCAGGCTAATGAGCGATAAAGCAAAGATCATCCTAGCTGATGAGATCAGCCCTGACAATTGCAGGTTATGGGATAACAGTACTCACAAAAAACTAGATAAAGATGTCTTCCGTCTAAGTTTAGGAAACCTAAAGGAAGCATATTTAGAAGTTGCAGAAAGATTGTCAGTAAAGTTAGTCTAA
- the purM gene encoding phosphoribosylformylglycinamidine cyclo-ligase codes for MSTYAKSGVDLKLYNKLIKEVNLIVGKTKKKEEVISEEGSFSALFDFAALSKKYDHPVLVSSTDGVGTKLLIAQEVNKHGTIGIDLVAMCVNDLLAQGATPLFFLDYFATGTLSKDVLLSVVQGIAEGCKQANIALVGGETAEMPGMYSNNHYDLAGFVVGVVNKSKILPKCNTMKEGDCIVGLESNGIHSNGFSLVRHIFKDLGINYNDLSPWNNKTWGEMLLEPTKIYVDSLLPIMSKVKGIAHITGGGLVDNVPRILPEDLFADIDIGSWEWPDIFLWLIKEGKVEKREMLRTFNCGIGMVLIVDPENMQSVKNHFQKRGEKIEIIGKLHEKYKPPLDEVAS; via the coding sequence ATGAGCACTTATGCTAAATCAGGAGTAGACCTTAAGCTGTATAATAAGCTAATAAAAGAGGTCAACCTTATAGTTGGGAAAACTAAAAAAAAGGAAGAGGTTATTAGCGAAGAAGGTTCATTTTCCGCGCTGTTTGATTTCGCTGCGCTGAGTAAAAAATATGACCATCCAGTACTCGTTTCTTCAACTGATGGGGTGGGTACAAAGCTGTTGATAGCTCAAGAAGTAAACAAACATGGTACTATAGGCATAGATCTAGTTGCAATGTGTGTGAATGACTTGCTTGCGCAAGGAGCAACACCTTTATTTTTCCTCGATTACTTCGCAACAGGTACTTTGAGTAAAGATGTTCTATTGTCTGTAGTGCAGGGTATTGCAGAGGGATGTAAACAGGCCAATATAGCATTAGTTGGTGGAGAAACCGCAGAAATGCCTGGAATGTATAGTAATAATCACTATGACCTTGCAGGATTTGTGGTTGGAGTGGTCAATAAAAGTAAGATCCTTCCAAAATGTAACACTATGAAGGAAGGTGACTGTATAGTTGGCTTAGAGTCGAACGGAATTCACTCAAATGGGTTTTCTTTGGTGCGACATATTTTTAAAGATTTAGGCATAAATTATAATGACTTATCTCCGTGGAATAATAAAACCTGGGGTGAGATGCTACTTGAACCAACAAAAATATACGTTGATTCTTTATTACCTATTATGTCAAAGGTAAAAGGTATTGCACACATCACAGGTGGTGGCTTAGTGGATAATGTTCCGCGGATTCTTCCAGAAGATTTATTTGCCGACATAGACATTGGTTCTTGGGAATGGCCAGATATATTTTTGTGGCTGATAAAAGAGGGTAAAGTGGAGAAGAGAGAAATGTTAAGGACATTTAACTGCGGTATTGGTATGGTATTGATCGTAGATCCTGAGAATATGCAAAGTGTAAAAAATCATTTCCAAAAACGTGGAGAAAAAATTGAGATTATTGGAAAGCTTCATGAGAAATATAAACCACCGCTTGATGAAGTAGCGTCTTAG
- the nth gene encoding endonuclease III — MDPKKVELIFEKFKQSNHTPKIELNYTNHFTLLVAIVLSARTTDVSVNKITKELFNIAFTPEKMLRLGQSELKKRISSIGLYNSKAKNIIELSRILVEQYNSKVPTNFDDLVSLPGVGRKSANVFLNSGLGIPTLAVDTHVFRVSNRVGFVKEKDVFKTEQSLLNVVPKKYLLYAHHWLVLHGRYVCKAQKPLCEACIIHDLCEFECKRYKI, encoded by the coding sequence ATGGATCCCAAAAAAGTAGAATTGATATTTGAAAAATTCAAGCAGTCGAATCACACACCGAAAATAGAGCTCAATTACACTAATCATTTTACGCTACTGGTTGCGATAGTTTTGTCGGCACGGACAACCGATGTAAGCGTGAATAAAATTACAAAAGAACTATTTAATATCGCCTTTACACCAGAAAAAATGTTGCGTCTTGGGCAAAGCGAGTTGAAAAAACGTATAAGCAGCATTGGTTTGTATAATTCCAAAGCAAAAAACATAATTGAGCTCAGTAGGATATTAGTTGAGCAGTATAACAGCAAAGTTCCTACAAATTTTGACGATCTGGTATCTTTACCAGGGGTAGGGAGAAAGAGTGCTAATGTGTTTTTGAATTCAGGACTCGGCATTCCAACACTGGCAGTTGACACTCATGTTTTTAGAGTTAGCAATAGAGTCGGATTTGTAAAAGAAAAAGATGTATTTAAAACGGAGCAGTCTCTTTTAAATGTAGTTCCAAAAAAATACCTGCTTTATGCTCATCATTGGCTGGTTTTACACGGTAGGTATGTGTGCAAAGCACAAAAACCTTTATGTGAGGCATGCATAATCCATGATTTATGTGAGTTTGAGTGCAAAAGGTATAAGATCTAG
- a CDS encoding molecular chaperone DnaJ, translating into MGHHFKLTNQEFNDNANLFYILETKAEQVVGQSHQELSRVLTAQYRKLSRVHHPDKGGNAERFKEINETYKELNAYIEPLKSGNPCSNGCLTAREFYYRKKLFEKLNVIEKEAVGKNYAELRLILKNKNLSFEKNLENYSKLISQISKILQSPSLDIFRKGKEIEGLKQELNQYRVKPGIQLFEYIVPLSKSENLIEEDKKSLALKFIERQNFIQTHIQAYSALPLCLLATVTIGYYFSWWIIAFNIITNKASRLLMNDYIEKYNNEEISTDEFISKINYIVLGSKLLLIYPLAAFSVYLLTTNFIANGLTIGVGILGSLFTLAILIEALAPVFSKGCEIYTEKHTRDLLEEDPKDKVQKETDLLKRYDPRKLLMPIIMPLVRKCFAEVVGECTERNFDEANTNVSDAKVEQLPKAIRFT; encoded by the coding sequence ATGGGTCATCATTTTAAACTTACTAATCAAGAATTTAATGATAATGCTAACCTATTTTATATATTAGAAACAAAAGCTGAGCAAGTTGTAGGTCAGAGCCATCAAGAGCTTAGTAGAGTTTTAACAGCACAATACAGAAAGTTGAGTCGTGTGCACCACCCTGACAAAGGTGGAAATGCAGAAAGATTTAAAGAGATTAATGAAACTTATAAAGAGTTAAACGCATATATTGAACCTTTAAAGTCAGGAAACCCTTGCAGTAATGGATGTTTAACAGCACGTGAATTTTATTATAGAAAGAAGTTATTTGAAAAATTGAATGTCATTGAGAAAGAAGCGGTTGGAAAAAATTATGCAGAATTAAGATTAATATTAAAAAATAAAAACCTCTCATTTGAAAAAAACCTAGAAAACTACAGTAAGCTTATCAGCCAAATCAGCAAAATTTTACAAAGCCCAAGCTTAGATATCTTCAGGAAAGGGAAAGAAATTGAAGGGTTAAAACAAGAATTGAATCAATATCGAGTAAAACCAGGTATACAATTATTTGAATATATTGTTCCCCTAAGCAAAAGTGAAAATCTAATTGAAGAAGATAAAAAGTCATTAGCATTAAAATTCATAGAACGTCAGAATTTTATTCAAACACATATTCAAGCTTATAGTGCTCTACCTTTATGCCTATTAGCTACAGTTACTATAGGTTATTATTTTTCATGGTGGATCATAGCATTTAACATCATTACCAATAAAGCTTCTCGTTTATTAATGAATGATTACATAGAAAAGTATAATAATGAAGAAATTTCTACTGACGAATTTATAAGTAAGATAAATTATATTGTGCTAGGCAGTAAATTACTTCTTATTTATCCTCTAGCTGCTTTTTCTGTTTACTTACTTACGACAAATTTTATTGCGAATGGATTAACTATTGGTGTAGGTATACTAGGCTCCCTATTTACACTAGCAATACTAATTGAAGCTTTAGCTCCTGTTTTCTCAAAAGGTTGCGAAATATATACTGAAAAACATACAAGGGACTTACTAGAAGAAGACCCAAAAGATAAAGTGCAGAAGGAGACTGATTTATTAAAACGGTATGATCCTCGAAAGTTATTAATGCCAATAATTATGCCTCTTGTTAGAAAATGTTTTGCAGAAGTAGTTGGTGAATGTACTGAAAGAAATTTTGATGAAGCAAACACTAATGTATCTGATGCTAAAGTTGAGCAACTACCTAAAGCAATTAGATTTACATAG
- the icd gene encoding isocitrate dehydrogenase yields the protein MSTPITVAYGDGIGPEIMEAVLSILREAEAKISVDVIEIGECVYNREWSHGISPSGWESIERTKILLKSPTTTPQGKGHKSLNVALRKNLGLYANIRPCISYHPVIENKFDKFDVVVIRENEEDVYTGIEHRLTGDSYQCTKIITRSGSEKICRYAFEYAKKHDRKKVTCLTKDNIMKMTDGTFHAAFDHVAKEYPDIKAEHYIVDIGMARVATEPENFDVIVTENLYGDILSDIVAQTSGSVGLAGSSNVGSKYAMFEAVHGSAPDIAGKNIANPSGLLNAAVHMLVHLGQVGAAKPIYDAWLRTLEEGIHTADLYKEQKSKQKVGTKEFAEAVIDNLGKKPGTLPELIISNGANSKMSKIQDSYKQDYKTKKLVGSDITLAWSKSADFDQIVKLFESSNPKIIAIYSKGLAIWPGSPKSLSDQITCRFIANNEKKTITNSDVNNLLVKLGENNFDVVRMDKLYLYDGKEGFFD from the coding sequence ATGTCAACACCAATCACAGTTGCGTATGGTGACGGTATCGGGCCGGAAATTATGGAAGCGGTGCTATCGATATTGCGCGAAGCAGAGGCAAAAATCTCGGTAGATGTTATTGAAATAGGGGAGTGTGTTTATAACAGGGAATGGTCTCATGGAATTTCTCCAAGTGGCTGGGAGTCTATTGAAAGGACAAAGATATTACTTAAGTCTCCAACAACAACTCCTCAAGGTAAAGGCCACAAAAGCTTAAACGTTGCACTTAGAAAGAACCTAGGGCTATATGCAAATATCAGGCCGTGCATTTCATATCATCCTGTTATAGAAAATAAATTTGATAAGTTTGATGTCGTAGTAATACGTGAAAATGAAGAGGACGTTTACACAGGAATCGAGCACAGACTCACTGGTGACTCTTACCAATGCACTAAGATTATTACTAGATCCGGTTCAGAGAAAATATGCAGGTATGCTTTTGAATACGCGAAAAAGCATGATAGAAAGAAAGTAACTTGCCTAACTAAAGATAACATAATGAAAATGACAGACGGCACTTTCCATGCAGCGTTTGATCATGTTGCAAAAGAATACCCGGACATAAAGGCGGAACATTATATAGTTGATATTGGAATGGCACGTGTTGCCACAGAGCCCGAGAATTTCGATGTAATAGTAACTGAGAACTTGTATGGTGATATATTGTCAGATATAGTAGCACAAACCTCAGGTTCTGTAGGGCTTGCTGGAAGTAGCAATGTAGGCAGTAAATACGCAATGTTTGAAGCAGTTCATGGTTCTGCTCCTGATATCGCAGGAAAAAATATAGCTAATCCTTCAGGCCTTTTAAATGCCGCAGTGCATATGCTAGTTCACTTAGGTCAAGTGGGTGCTGCAAAACCGATTTACGATGCGTGGCTGAGAACTTTGGAGGAAGGGATACACACTGCTGATTTATATAAAGAGCAAAAAAGTAAACAAAAAGTTGGTACTAAAGAATTTGCAGAAGCTGTTATAGATAATTTGGGGAAAAAGCCTGGAACATTGCCTGAACTGATAATCAGCAACGGTGCAAATAGTAAAATGAGTAAAATACAAGATAGCTACAAACAGGATTACAAAACTAAAAAGCTGGTTGGTAGCGATATAACACTTGCCTGGAGTAAGTCGGCTGATTTTGATCAAATAGTGAAGTTATTTGAATCGAGTAATCCGAAAATTATAGCAATATACTCAAAAGGTCTTGCAATTTGGCCGGGAAGTCCAAAATCTTTAAGTGACCAAATAACCTGCAGGTTTATTGCAAATAATGAAAAGAAGACTATTACAAATAGTGATGTAAATAACCTGCTAGTCAAACTTGGAGAAAATAACTTTGACGTGGTGAGAATGGATAAGTTGTATTTGTATGATGGGAAGGAGGGGTTCTTTGATTAG
- a CDS encoding RDD family protein yields MDTEINVKINYVGFTRRAVAEILDYIIFFFPLLIGILIFLGKDDFLQKLKQQEAETLMEEIVGTVIILVPYMALKILMVTRLGGTPGKLLCGMRIKDANTLQNVTLMQATIRCLSKEGIWIIYSFLSDLLPDYVSACLLVVLILVLIFAIFDRCKQTFYDKFANTVVIDYKPS; encoded by the coding sequence ATGGATACCGAAATAAATGTTAAGATAAATTATGTAGGATTTACAAGGCGTGCTGTAGCAGAGATACTTGACTACATCATATTTTTCTTTCCCTTACTTATTGGTATACTTATATTTTTAGGTAAAGATGATTTTCTTCAAAAATTAAAACAACAGGAAGCAGAGACATTAATGGAAGAAATTGTTGGAACAGTCATAATATTAGTACCATATATGGCATTAAAAATATTAATGGTAACAAGACTTGGTGGTACTCCAGGAAAGTTATTGTGTGGTATGCGTATTAAAGATGCAAATACACTTCAAAATGTTACCCTCATGCAGGCAACAATAAGGTGCCTTTCCAAGGAAGGTATTTGGATTATTTATAGTTTTCTGTCTGATCTGCTGCCTGATTATGTTTCCGCATGTCTTTTAGTTGTATTAATTTTAGTTTTAATATTTGCAATATTCGACCGATGTAAACAGACTTTTTATGATAAATTTGCAAACACGGTAGTGATAGATTATAAACCTAGTTAA
- a CDS encoding RDD family protein has product MDKEINYSTIARRVLAFVVDCILFIAIPFCLMVVGFSLTHVIKGIMGAIIVITSIVFSLLLMIPCVFHIFMLVKFGGTPGHLLFSMRVRDKDTLKQITLIQAVKRAIAFFIIYCTPLCNPVLFLAILILVLACAVDDKHRQAFHDKIANTVVIDYKTG; this is encoded by the coding sequence ATGGATAAAGAAATAAACTATTCAACAATAGCAAGACGTGTTCTAGCATTTGTAGTTGATTGTATTTTATTTATTGCAATACCGTTTTGTTTAATGGTGGTAGGTTTTTCACTTACACACGTAATAAAAGGAATCATGGGAGCAATAATTGTAATCACCTCAATTGTATTTTCTTTACTTTTAATGATACCATGTGTATTTCACATATTCATGTTAGTAAAATTTGGTGGTACTCCAGGGCACTTATTATTTAGCATGCGTGTAAGAGACAAAGACACTCTTAAGCAGATTACTCTAATACAAGCAGTAAAAAGGGCTATCGCTTTTTTTATAATTTATTGTACACCTCTTTGCAATCCTGTTTTATTTTTAGCTATACTAATCTTGGTTTTAGCATGTGCAGTAGATGATAAACATAGACAAGCTTTTCATGACAAAATTGCGAATACGGTAGTGATAGATTATAAAACTGGTTAA